The Bos mutus isolate GX-2022 chromosome 11, NWIPB_WYAK_1.1, whole genome shotgun sequence nucleotide sequence TATACTTTAATCTGATCAAAGTAAAATACTGAGTTAAAATGTTTtgttacatatttatttgaaaCATTGGCAGTTTGGCAGTAGGAGAGAATTGTGGATTTCTTTTCATAGGGTAGAtagcattttatatataactttaaatatgAAACAACTTTTCTGCCAAGTTGGAGTTACATTTAGAGATATTTCTCTAGGATATTACTTAGCAACACACGTTTTTAATAATGTTGAGAATAGGGTTAACTTCGTTGGAATGAGAGtatatgatttttaaagcttAGACTTTCCTTTTAATAGTGTGAATCATTTTTCTATCTAATGATTTTTCTTTGGGGATATGGAGCCAAATTGCATAACCTATCAATATAATGAGTCTTCTGTATTTTTAGGCTTACATTAAAATTTATCAAGGAGAGGAACTTCCACATCCAAAGTCCATGCTTCAGGTAGTGTGTGCATtgtacatacatttatttatgaggtagaaaaaaaatttgctttagAGAGAAATGCTGGAAATGGGGTGGTGCTTCTTTGCATGCAAATACATTTTAGATACTCAAGGCATGGGTCCTGAAGTTTTTGAGTTTTTGTAACTACAGATTGCAGACCTTGTACACACACAGTTCATAGAAATGAAGGTCCTTGGTGCTTTCTCTTCAGTCGCTCAAGAAGTGTAGGAAAATTTCTGTTTCAGAAGATAGCTTGGTGTGGGCCATGCTGAACCAAGCTGCTTCTGTTCTCTGGGTCTTTGACAATGAATGTTGTTTGAAATAggcttattttctctttaattaatGACAGCTACTTCTAGtgactatagttttttttttttttttcctttctttaaaaaaaaaggtattctTTAGGGACAATGTTATTTTaacctgtttcattttttaaaaatttgctactTTGGGCAATTTCCCAGTTTTATAGTGGATTaaacttttttcataaaatacatgTAGTAAACAGTTTTGTggatttaaaaatgtatcctGTGTCATACTGATTATGAGAGAGAGGACCATATGAGTAACCCTTGATTCTTTGCACCTGGAGACGGGACATATTTTAGGgctgtatttatttaattctcttaTAATTTCCTGGGCATATGTGTTCTATTCTACAAACCCACTTTAACAAAtctaagcaaaacaaaattaatcaGGTAGTCCTATTAGAAGCAGTTGTTATATCATTTTTACTAGTGTTTCCTCCATTAGAAAGGAAAACTGGAAGTtgataatatttttctgtttcattttcagaCTTGGTCACTGTACATAATTTATTGTCTTAAGCATTTATAGTCATCAGTTATTTCACATAAAGTtggcacattttattttattttttaggcaaCAGCTGAAGCTAATAATCTTGCTGCAGTAGCAGGAGCAAGAGAGATCTATTGCAAAAGTATGGAGCAGGTTTGTGACTAACATTTATATTAGACACTAGAGTGagaagatttttatatttaaaatcattgaACCAATTCATACTCCTTATACATTGTCATGTTACATCATTCCCAAATCTTCTTTTATCATCTCTACTGAAAATAAACTTAAGATTATAATTTCCATCGTTAGAGTGCAGGATGAGAGTAGTAAGTTATTTACATAgaccacaataaaatattttttgacacATGATTCAGAGTGCTATTATCAGTAGCTTCTGATGTTAGTAACATTGTCCTAAGACCAATAGCAATTTCTTTGCTAAGCTTGCTAATTCAAATATTCAAGTACCTTTTTTATGTGTTACAGCTCTTAACACACTTTCTTGCCAGCAGTCTTTTGTGGTGTATTGCTGGGTCAGCTGACATCAATACAGATTGTAGTGtaattctttttgtctttattggTATATAGTTAATTGGGAAAATTTATTTTGCCTGAGTCagttaaatatataagaaatgcaTAGATTATGATGAAGTGTGGAGTATTACAAACAAATTTAAAACTAAATCATGTAGGTGGTTTAACTTCACTGATGGGGAATTTCTTTCAAGTGTGACTTATTTCCAGCATGTAATCTGTCCTGCTGTCTGCACAGGTATGTGGTGGGGACAAGCCTTACATTGCACCTTCAGATCTGGAGCGAAAACACCTGGATCTTAAGGAAGTGGCGATTAAACAGTTTCGTTCAGTGAAAAAAATGGGTGGAGATGAATTCTGCCGTCGTTATCAGGACCAGCTTgaggctgaaattgaagaaaccTATGCAAATTTTATAAAGCACAATGATGGCAAAAATATCTTCTATGCTGCTCGTACCCCTGCCACACTGTTTGCGGTCATGTTTGCTATGTATATAATCTCAGGACTGACTGGCTTCGTTGGCCTAAACTCTATAGCCGTCTTGTGTAACCTTGTCATGGGGTTAGCACTGACGTCTCTTTGTACTTGGGCATATGTTAAATACTCTGGGGAGTTCAGAGAAATTGGAACAATGATCGATCAGATTGCTGAAACACTATGGGAACAGGTTGGTATCTCTCTTTCGGTTTTTCAGTGACTAACCTTATCCTTGtggctccccacccctcctccagttccccattccccaccctcacccccaataTTTCCACACCTACTTTTTCTTTATATGGAGAATGGCAAAAggatattttctgttttgtttagatGCATAATCCAAATATAAAGTATAAACTGAAgagttttttttccttgaaagttTTAGTGTGCTTTGGTTAACTTATATCTGTAATACTCTGGATAGTTTCTTAGTTATAGGCCTGATTATACCAGACAAGTGGGCAGGACCAGAGTCTTTAAggattttcccctttttttttgtttttttgagaaaagaaaatatcagtgcAGGAGTAATGAAGGTAAGGAAGTAAGTTCGGAAGTGCAGTTCCCTTGAAGTTTCTTACTAGGGTTGATAAGAAGCAATGCATGCTTATATTCCAGGAAAAATGGGTGATATTCAGGTCTTCATTGCCTTCCATGAAGATAGTAGTGGTTTACTGATGTACTTACTACAAAGAACAATCTTATAGGGAATTCTTACAGCAAATAATCTTTTACTTCTGTACTATGGAAATGCTAATGAGCAAAGCAAAGCACCACAGTGAGCCAGCTTTTCTTAATCATAATCTGTTGCCGCAACCAGAATTCAAATCATGATTTTTTACCTTAAACCAGAATTCAAAGTTGGGCCTGACAAGTATCTACTAAGGAAAGCCTTGTGTATCAGCCAACTGTTGTCTGGAATTGCCTGTGTTCAGAAAATTCCACTTAAGGATATTGTCATTAAAATGGTCATCGTGAAATACCTGAGCATCATATCAAGAATGAAAGCTACAGTTATTACTGATGGACAATATGAAAGGCGTTTTCAGATACCATTTCTGGGCCGATGAAGTATTGGGCTTATTTTGAAGATTTAAGATAATGCAGGTCCATGCTGGTTTTGGTTTTAAAGTCAAAGACTGAAGAAGTTGATTGATGCTGATTTTTCTACTAATAATGTCGTTACTATTTTATACAGTGACCTGCtatattaatttccattttatatttctttagagaaatgctcTATTCAGATCTGATTTGGAACCTTATGTCtggatatttattaaatttttatatctttaaaaagttcATTCTTTATATTCCTCTGATATGTTCTGACAGAAGATGGATTAAAAGCTATcacaacctaaaaaaaaaaagctgtcacaGCATCACTTAAAATAGTATCTACTTTAAAAGTGTTGAATCATTATTAATTTTCTGCCACATGGAATTTTGATAATTGTACAGAGTCTTCTGAAAATCAGTCATCTCCAGTACAGCGCTGATTGTAGGATTTTAGAGGTGCCACTATCACAAAACAAGTCAATGGAAGAATCTAAAGTGTGTACAAGTATTTTTAGTACAGTTGAGGTAAGATGATCACTAGGCGGAAGGTCTGTGCAGTGTCAACAAACCTTGTCtaaatttttttgcatttctcttttcttttgcttcagaGGAGTCCCAGGAAGGTGAGAAACTATGAAGTCTCAAATTTTTATAGTCTTAATTAAACTCTTTAAGTTCAAGGCCCTCTGAATCATTCTCCTAACGAATCACTCCATGTTTTAGGTGTTTTCCAAACTGTTCGAAGTTACTAGACGTCGAATGGTTCATCGTGTTCTTTCGTCAGCACAGCGACAGAGACTGTCATCCAACaataacaagaagaaaaattagacagtatttttaacttttttccctaTCTGAAGTGTTCACACTTATACATGTAGGACAATAAGCAGGACCGTCTGGGCCGGTCTGCATAAATGCTGTATACATACCAGATTTGATGCTGCATATAGGGTATGGAATTGCACATCCATCTCATAGGAATTGTAATGGTTTGAATAGGAGGAAAGTAATTTTTGTTACATTATAAAATGTCTAACTGCATTATTTGTAgcatcataactttttttttgggagaagcatctttttatttcccaCATTCCTGGTTATTTTCTTCATTGCTTTGAATTGaattttttatatctatttttatatgtaaCTCTTTTTTTACctcatgtttttatttgttttgcacATTTCTCATACCACAGGTATTGAAGCCCCTGGGTGATAATTTGATGGAGGAAAACATAAGGCAGTCTGTAACAAACTCTATCAAAGCAGGCCTGACTGAC carries:
- the ATL2 gene encoding atlastin-2 isoform X4; this encodes MDTQGAFDSQSTIKDCATVFALSTMTSSVQVYNLSQNIQEDDLQHLQLFTEYGRLAMEEIYQKPFQTLMFLIRDWSYPYEHSYGLEGGKQFLEKRLQVKQNQHEELQNVRKHIHNCFSNLGCFLLPHPGLKVATNPSFDGRLKDIDEEFKRELRNLVPLLLAPENLVEKEISGSKVTCRDLVEYFKAYIKIYQGEELPHPKSMLQATAEANNLAAVAGAREIYCKSMEQVCGGDKPYIAPSDLERKHLDLKEVAIKQFRSVKKMGGDEFCRRYQDQLEAEIEETYANFIKHNDGKNIFYAARTPATLFAVMFAMYIISGLTGFVGLNSIAVLCNLVMGLALTSLCTWAYVKYSGEFREIGTMIDQIAETLWEQVLKPLGDNLMEENIRQSVTNSIKAGLTDQVSHHARLKTD
- the ATL2 gene encoding atlastin-2 isoform X5, giving the protein MEEIYQKPFQTLMFLIRDWSYPYEHSYGLEGGKQFLEKRLQVKQNQHEELQNVRKHIHNCFSNLGCFLLPHPGLKVATNPSFDGRLKDIDEEFKRELRNLVPLLLAPENLVEKEISGSKVTCRDLVEYFKAYIKIYQGEELPHPKSMLQATAEANNLAAVAGAREIYCKSMEQVCGGDKPYIAPSDLERKHLDLKEVAIKQFRSVKKMGGDEFCRRYQDQLEAEIEETYANFIKHNDGKNIFYAARTPATLFAVMFAMYIISGLTGFVGLNSIAVLCNLVMGLALTSLCTWAYVKYSGEFREIGTMIDQIAETLWEQVLKPLGDNLMEENIRQSVTNSIKAGLTDQVSHHARLKTD